Proteins found in one Arachis stenosperma cultivar V10309 chromosome 8, arast.V10309.gnm1.PFL2, whole genome shotgun sequence genomic segment:
- the LOC130945383 gene encoding wall-associated receptor kinase 2-like: MAEHLSKNLLFLIFFIAGHANDAATQPAKHCLTKCGHVSIPFPFGTTTDCSLDTNFLINCTNNVPYLLPLSNDTALILLSISLVDSDLRVSSPVASDCYSIDDQGKISNIQTDQFLFSGNFSISWTRNTFTAIGCNTLGVVVAFTLEDPRRYPATCFSYCEKLEHASNGSCTGSGCCRISIPRAAEGRLLTLIGYYFENNDFNNSQVRDFNPCSYAFLVEEGGYEFQTTHLKKLESTEFPVVLDWSIGDQTCIEAMKNPSSFACKAENSTCHDSDKRPGYVCKCPSGFQGNPYLLHGCQQDIDECAGPNDCFHEAKCENTPGSYNCLCPEGFEGDGKNNGTRCNSPKSSYRTNNTLIYSLCLGISIGILALVVASFYVHWKVNKRKLIKLKEQYFQQNGGFLLQEHISKHRNSSQIAKVFTIEELRKATNNFDACKILGQGGQGTVYKGVLSDNKAVAIKKSKISSPSQINKDFINELVVLSQINHRNVVKLLGCCLETEIPLLVYEFIPNGTVFEHLHGHGTFLRLTWKTRLRIAAETAGALAYLHLDTCIPIIHRDVKTSNILLDHDLTAKVSDFGASRIVPQDKIELATLVQGTCGYLDPETFLTSQLTDKSDVYSFGVVLAELFTGRKALSFDMPDAEKNLAMFFVTSMEENRLLDIVDKSIINEAKVEHVYEFAKIAKQCLSSKGEERPTMKAVAMELEGLRAEEKHIWCREKEEFPSEETEILLKTSPSISNNLEEEYFMLLDRI, translated from the exons ATGGCTGAGCATTTATCAAAGAACCTCCTCTTCCTCATTTTCTTTATAGCAGGTCATGCTAATGATGCAGCAACTCAACCCGCCAAACACTGCCTAACCAAATGCGGCCACGTCAGCATTCCCTTCCCGTTTGGCACCACAACGGATTGCTCCCTTGACACCAATTTTCTCATAAATTGCACCAACAATGTCCCATACTTATTGCCCTTATCAAACGACACCGCCCTAATTCTCCTAAGCATATCCCTCGTCGATTCCGATCTCCGCGTTTCGTCGCCGGTAGCTAGCGATTGCTATAGCATCGACGACCAGGGCAAAATCAGCAACATTCAAACCGATCAGTTTCTTTTCTCCGGAAACTTTAGCATCTCGTGGACCCGAAACACCTTCACCGCAATTGGTTGTAACACACTTGGAGTAGTTGTGGCGTTTACACTGGAAGATCCGAGACGTTATCCCGCAACATGCTTTTCCTACTGCGAGAAACTTGAACATGCGAGTAATGGCTCCTGCACCGGCAGCGGTTGTTGCCGTATTAGTATTCCCCGCGCCGCAGAAGGGCGGTTATTAACGTTGATCGGTTATTATTTTGAGAACAATGACTTTAACAACAGCCAAGTGAGGGACTTCAACCCATGCAGTTATGCGTTCTTGGTGGAAGAAGGTGGCTATGAATTTCAGACGACACACCTGAAGAAGCTGGAGAGTACTGAGTTTCCGGTGGTTCTGGATTGGAGTATAGGGGACCAAACGTGTATTGAAGCTATGAAGAATCCTTCCAGCTTTGCGTGTAAGGCAGAGAACAGCACGTGTCACGATTCTGATAAGCGTCCTGGTTATGTTTGCAAATGCCCCTCTGGTTTTCAGGGTAACCCTTATCTCCTTCATGGTTGTCAACAAG ATATTGATGAATGCGCTGGACCCAATGATTGCTTCCATGAAGCAAAATGCGAGAACACACCTGGCAGCTACAACTGTTTGTGTCCGGAAGGATTTGAAGGAGACGGGAAAAACAATGGAACTCGATGTAATAGTCCCAAGTCCAGTTATAGGACAAACAACACTTTGATTTATTCATTATGTTTGG GCATCAGCATAGGCATCTTAGCGTTAGTTGTGGCAAGCTTTTATGTGCATTGGAAAGTGAACAAAAGAAAGCTCATCAAACTTAAAGAACAGTATTTTCAACAAAATGGCGGTTTCTTGTTGCAAGAACATATATCCAAACATAGAAACTCAAGCCAAATAGCCAAAGTCTTCACTATTGAGGAACTAAGAAAAGCAACCAACAACTTTGATGCATGCAAAATCCTAGGCCAAGGGGGCCAAGGAACAGTTTACAAAGGAGTATTATCAGACAATAAAGCCGTAGCAATAAAGAAGTCCAAAATTAGTAGCCCAAGCCAAATTAATAAGGACTTCATCAATGAATTAGTTGTACTCTCACAAATCAACCATAGAAATGTTGTTAAGCTCTTGGGTTGTTGTTTAGAAACAGAAATTCCCTTGCTTGTTTACGAATTCATTCCCAATGGTACTGTTTTTGAGCATCTTCATGGTCATGGAACATTTCTAAGACTTACATGGAAAACAAGATTGAGAATAGCTGCTGAAACTGCTGGGGCTTTAGCTTACTTGCATTTGGATACTTGTATCCCCATAATTCATAGAGATGTGAAAACTAGCAATATTCTACTTGATCATGATCTCACTGCAAAGGTTTCTGATTTCGGAGCTTCAAGGATTGTTCCTCAAGATAAAATTGAGTTAGCTACTTTGGTGCAAGGAACATGTGGGTATCTTGATCCAGAAACCTTCCTCACAAGCCAATTAACGGATAAGAGTGATGTTTATAGTTTCGGAGTTGTTCTTGCGGAATTATTTACAGGAAGAAAAGCTCTCTCTTTCGACATGCCGGATGCTGAGAAAAACCTTGCAATGTTCTTTGTAACTTCAATGGAAGAGAATCGTTTGCTTGATATTGTAGACAAGAGCATAATAAATGAAGCAAAGGTTGAGCATGTATATGAATTTGCCAAGATTGCAAAACAATGTTTAAGCTCGAAAGGAGAAGAAAGGCCTACAATGAAAGCAGTGGCAATGGAACTTGAGGGGCTTAGAGCTGAGGAAAAACATATATGGTGCCGGGAGAAGGAGGAATTTCCATCTGAAGAAACTGAAATCCTTCTCAAAACATCACCTTCTATTAGCAATAATCTTGAAGAAGAATACTTTATGCTTTTGGACCGAATTTAG